From a region of the Gemmatimonadota bacterium genome:
- a CDS encoding helix-turn-helix transcriptional regulator, with amino-acid sequence MDVARHPEFASKLRSARLRSGKSQERIAAEVGTSRRHWIRWEKGFHLPTPEFMERIGEATGQPEEFASADGAKDDDEEAASMRPNQMLEQLYLQLGMALGKKAAA; translated from the coding sequence TTGGATGTTGCACGCCACCCTGAGTTCGCGTCGAAGCTCCGCTCCGCCAGGTTGCGGTCGGGGAAATCGCAGGAGCGGATCGCAGCCGAGGTCGGCACGTCGAGGCGGCATTGGATTCGCTGGGAGAAGGGCTTCCATCTCCCGACACCGGAGTTCATGGAACGCATCGGTGAAGCCACCGGCCAGCCCGAAGAGTTCGCTTCCGCAGACGGTGCCAAAGACGACGACGAGGAGGCAGCCAGTATGCGGCCCAACCAGATGCTCGAGCAGCTTTACCTGCAGCTCGGGATGGCGCTCGGGAAAAAGGCCGCGGCGTGA